Proteins found in one Coffea eugenioides isolate CCC68of chromosome 5, Ceug_1.0, whole genome shotgun sequence genomic segment:
- the LOC113771754 gene encoding uncharacterized protein At4g04980-like, which produces MLMFELRKKIITFRDILHLPPCANATAIAELVVRTLEDLKKLYPSILPNIEESKEVSLQQEMSNLYEALKSIGDVWDNNRMLVADSVHCADGSSNATNSKQLGGRVIEELDNMIKTARQNFDVMHEDEKSNKDVLREMSPDIKNTCSSLASPNSVPTGLMKPSAVADASNPLPTLLQTVEKCISTDICPAVSLQGTVPVKEGRKKADEQTENFSKAKSTTEGSPRIATNEVTSSPKSGIKPKSNLSDMLNARRPKEASRSLSLPSIPTSPVPLAAPPPPHPPTVGVSRLNGTAPPPPPPPGLGVRKFPSLKRSNSKLRRSNHMGNLYRNLKRKLEGSNVTDAISNKINRRVGGLTSIKQGMAAALAEMTKRSAYFHQIEEDVHKHSEMIMKLRDDICSFKTKDMAELQKFRRDVEKHLEELSDETQVLARFEDFPTKKLESLRIAAALHSKLEGIAFTLEHWKTEPPVEMMLDKVERYFNKIKVDIELLDRSKDEDSKHLRSHDIVFDFNILIRIKELMVDVSSACMELALKERREATEGKRKALTKLLWRAFQLAFRVYTFAGGQDERADSLTKELGRVLHSDA; this is translated from the exons ATGTTGATGTTTGAACTCAGGAAGAAGATAATAACCTTTAGAGACATTCTTCACCTCCCACCTTGTGCTAATGCTACTGCAATTGCTGAG TTGGTCGTGCGAACTTTGGAGGATCTTAAGAAGTTGTATCCCAGTATCCTGCCGAATATCGAAGAAAGCAAAGAAGTTTCATTACAGCAG GAGATGTCCAATCTTTACGAGGCTCTAAAATCTATAGGAGACGTCTGGGACAACAATCGTATGTTAGTTGCTGACTCTGTGCACTGTGCAGATGGTAGCTCAAATGCTACAAACTCGAAGCAACTTG GTGGACGAGTGATTGAAGAGCTTGACAATATGATTAAAACTGCAAGGCAGAATTTTGATGTCATGCATGAAGATGAGAAAAGCAATAAAGACGTTTTAAGAGAAATGTCTCCAGATATCAAAAACACCTGTTCTTCTCTAGCATCACCCAATTCAGTCCCTACTGGTCTGATGAAACCCAGTGCAGTTGCTGATGCTTCTAACCCTCTCCCCACTTTACTTCAGACAGTGGAAAAATGCATCTCCACGGACATATGTCCTGCGGTGTCATTACAAGGCACTGTTCCTGTTAAAGAGGGGAGGAAGAAGGCGGATGAACAAACAGAGAACTTTAGCAAAGCGAAAAGCACCACTGAAGGATCACCAAGAATAGCAACGAATGAAGTCACAAGTAGTCCCAAGTCTGGAATCAAACCTAAGAGCAATTTGAGTGACATGCTTAACGCAAGAAGGCCAAAAGAAGCAAGCCGGTCTTTATCACTCCCATCCATTCCCACATCTCCAGTACCCCTTGCGGCTCCACCTCCACCTCATCCTCCAACAGTTGGGGTTTCACGGCTAAATGGTACTGCTCCGCCTCCACCTCCTCCTCCAGGATTGGGGGTTCGAAAATTCCCAAGCCTGAAGAGATCAAATTCAAAACTGAGGAGATCAAATCATATGGGAAACTTGTATCGAAATCTCAAAAGAAAACTGGAAGGATCAAATGTTACTGATGCAATATCTAATAAGATAAATCGTCGGGTTGGTGGTCTTACCAGCATAAAACAAGGAATGGCTGCAGCCCTTGCTGAAATGACAAAAAG ATCAGCATATTTTCATCAGATTGAAGAAGATGTTCACAAGCACTCTGAAATGATCATGAAGCTGAGAGATGACATATGTTCCTTTAAGACAAAAGACATGGCTGAGCTTCAAAAGTTCCGTAGAGATGTAGAGAAACATCTAGAGGAATTGAGTGATGAGACTCAG GTTTTGGCAAGGTTTGAAGATTTTCCTACAAAGAAGCTGGAATCATTGCGGATAGCCGCTGCATTGCACTCAAAATTGGAAGGAATAGCTTTTACCCTGGAGCATTGGAAAACTGAGCCTCCAGTTGAGATGATGCTCGACAAGGTGGAACGCTATTTCAACAAG ATTAAAGTAGATATAGAATTATTGGACCGGAGCAAAGATGAAGATTCTAAGCATCTTCGAAGTCATGATATTGTTTTTGACTTCAACATATTGATAAGAATCAAGGAACTTATGGTGGATGTTTCCTCAGCCTGCATGGAGTTGGCACTCAAG GAACGAAGAGAAGCAACTGAAGGAAAACGAAAAGCACTCACGAAACTGCTATGGAGGGCTTTTCAGCTAGCGTTTCGAGTCTATACCTTCGCTGGGGGACAAGATGAGCGAGCTGACAGTTTGACCAAGGAACTAGGTCGAGTACTACATAGTGATGCGTGA